From the Conexivisphaerales archaeon genome, the window TGCTAGAGTACCCTGCTCCATGAAATTCTGCACCTGGTGTTTTAGCCCCTGAAGTCTGGATATAAAAGCTGTTCTGAATCCTCTCTTGCATGAATTGCTTGGGTAAGTTGTATAGATGACTATGCTTTTTATCCCTGAACCTTCAGCTGTGGCTGGACCTTCAGCTCCTTCATCCTGTCCTCTGCAAGCTTGAGAATTGCGGAAGTATCTACCTGATGGCCCAGCAGGTTCAGAGATGAGGCTATTGCGTTCAGTGTAGTCAGAACATGGCTCTTTGATACCTCTCCCATGTTGCCTATTCTGAAGATCTTTCCCTTCAGAGGTCCGAAGCCCCCAGCTAGGATCACGTTAAACTTGTCTTCAACAATCCCCCTGAACTCCAGGTCATCAACCCCGCTCGGGTAGGCTATCGTCACAACTACGTTAGACCTTACACTCTCTTCAACAAACGGATTCAATCCCGCGAAGCCGAGCGCATCGTAAAAAGCTCTGGCAGTGATTCTATGCCTGTTTATCCTTGCTGGCATCCCCTCTTCCAGCACCATGGAAAGCGCTTCATCAAAAGCGTAGAATAGAGGCAGTGCTGGGGTGAACGGTGTTTCACCCTTTTCCCCGAACTCCATGTACTTGTTCAAATCAAAGTAAGTCGTTGTGGGTCTGTTGGTTGCAAGGTATTTCTTCAGCCTTTCACTGACCGAGACAAAGGCAACTCCAGGAGGCGCTGCAAGACACTTCTGCGCAGCCCCGACAACCATATCTATACCCCATTTGTCCTGGGGCAGTTCATCTCCACCAACTATCGATATAGAATCAGCCACAAGAAAGGCATCGAACGATGAAGCTACTGATGAGAGCCTCTCAAGCCAGCGATAGGTTGTGCCTGGAGATGTATCGTTGTAAACTACGAATATTGCTTTCACCTTACCTGCTTTCTTCGCTGCATCCTCTATAGCCTGAACGCTCGGGGCTGAGCCAGGATTCGAATTCACTGTTATGACGTTTGCATTCTCCTCTGCAGCCTGCTCAGCCAGCCTCTGACTGAATTCACCGAATACAGGAACTATAACATTGTCATGAGGCTTGACTATATTCTTGACTGCAGCCTCCACAGCTCCTGTCCCTGAAGAGGACAGAACCACTATATCTGCGTTCGTTTCGAGAACCTTTTGAAGCTTACCCTTTATCGACTTCAGAAGGGGTCTGAAATCAGAACCTCTGTGGTTTATTATTGCCTTAAGCATAGCAAGCTGGACTCTATCAGGTACGTTTGTTGGGCCTGGTAACATCACAAGTTTACGTCTTGGATAAAAACTCAATTTCTCTCGTTATATACCACAGCAAAACAGTATGTTAAGTTTTTGTCAGATTATTATTTTTATCATTGCTGTTACTACTGCCTGCATTGGATGAATTTAATTTGGACTGTTCGAAGAGGATTCTGACTCTCTCTTCACCTCTTATCTTCCTGACGAAGTCGTACACCTCCTTTGGAACCAGCCTTGACCAGTTGACCCCCTCCGCCATCCTTCTCCTAACTTCAGTAGCCATCAGCTCTTCCCTTCTGTAAAGCGGCACCTCTTCTACCGCATATCCTTCATTTCTGAATAGAAGAATTGTGAGAGGGTCGTTCGAAAACACCCTGCTGAACGATGGGGCGAGCGACCTTACAAGAGGAACCCAGAGGAGATGGTTATCTACATCGGGCACCGTTATGGTTACGACCCTCTCCAGAAGCTTCTTTGAAGCCAGTACAGAATAGAGCATCTCTATCCTTTCCCCCGCTGTGAAAGGGTTGCGAAGCTCGTAGCTCTTTTCCGCGCTCCCGACAGCTATCACAAGCCTGTCACTCTTGCTGAGTGCATATTCTATAGCAGCAACATGGCCCAGGTGAAGAGGCTGGAACCTGCCTACGAACAGAGAAGTCTCCAACTGTAATCAGCCGCGGACAGAGATACTTGAAAAGGCATATTAAAGAAATTTTTCACAAGTTAGCGACAGCTAGATGCAGAAGCAGAAGGACAAAGACCTCATAGTGATAGATGGGTCTTTTGGAGAAGGAGGGGGCCAGATACTCAGGACAGCACTCCTTCTTTCTATCGCAATGGGAAAGGGGTTTGAGATATCGAACATAAGGGCGAAGAGGCCCAAGCCTGGGCTTCTGCACCAGCATCTAGCTGCAGTAAATGCCTTCACCAAGGTAACTTCGTCAACAGTTCTTGGAGGCGAGCTGGGAAGCACAAACCTCAGGTTCATCCCTGGAAAAGTTGTTGCTGATAAGGTCAGAATTGATGTTGGTACAGCGGGAAGCATAACTCTGATACTTGCCACTCTTCTGCCTGCACTGAGTATATCCGGGGCTGAAGTCAGCATTCAGATAACGGGAGGTACAGATACCAAATGGAGCCCAACCTATGATTACTTTGAAAATGTTGTACTGCAGCTCTATAACAGAATAGGTGTCAGAACAAGCAGCAGGCTGGTAAAGAGAGGTTATTACCCTGCCGGAGGGGGTGAAGTATCAGCAGAGATCCATAGGTCTGAAAAGCTCTTCGGTCTAAAGTCCATTGAGAAGCAAGATAAGGTGGTTAGAGGAAGAAGTGTCTGTTCTATCCTGCCTTTACAGGTTGCAGAGAGGCAGGCAGAATCAGCAAGGAGACTTCTGCAGGAGAACGGAATTATGGTTGATGACATAGAGGTGAGAAGAGATCCTGCTTCTTCTCCTGGCACTGCAATAGCTCTCTGGCATGTCGATGCTGCATCAGGTATCTTTGTCGGAAGTGATGCGGTCGGAGAAAGAGGTTTACTTGCAGAAGAAGTTGGCAGAAGAGCTGCAGTTGCTTTTGTCAGGGCGAGAAGAGCGCCGCTCGATCCCCATATAGCTGATGTGGCTATTCCTCTGCTAGCCCTAGCTCATGAAACATCAGAAATAGTATTTCCGGAGGTGACGGGGCATATAAGAAGCAACATATACACTGCCGAACTGTTCACAAAGAGAAGATTTGAACTGTTAGAAGGGAAAGAGCTGGCGAAGTTGTGCATTTATTGAAGAGAATTTGATAACCCTTTTAACCAGCTACTTAAGAGGGTGAAAATATGTCAGGAATCGAAGCCTACATACCTGGAGCCACTGCTGTGGGTCTTGTCTTCAACGAAGGCGTTGTTCTTGCAGCAGAAAAGAGGATGGTTCTGGGAAACTTCATCATGAGCAAGGGAGTAAAGAAGGTATTCCAGATAACCCCGACTGCAGGTGCAGCATGCGCCGGTATGATAGCTGACATGCAGGTTCTGGTCAGAAACGTCCAAGCAATTGTGAAGATGAGAGAGATGGAGCTGAAGAGACCGATGAAGGCAAATTCCATAACCAAACTGATGTCTGTAATAATGTTCGAAAGAAGGATGTATCCTCTGCTCACTCAGGTGATTCTGGGAGGGGTAGACAATGGAGGAAGCATATACGTTCTCGACCCGCTCGGCTCGGTGATACCCGACAAGTATGCTTCAGTTGGCTCAGGAAGTGAACTTGCAATAGGTGTCATCGAATCAGAGTACAAGGATGGTATGGATGAGAACTCAGCGAAAGAGCTTGCAAAGAAGGCGATAAAGGCATCTGCTCAGAGGGATAGCGCAAGCGGTGATGGAGCAGATATCCTTGTACTCAAGAAGAACGGTTCATACGAAGAAAACGTTGCCTTCTGAGAGTTAGGACATTTGAGTAAAGAACATTCCAGCATCTCAGGTTTTGAAGAATCCGTAGCAACAGCATCAAAACTGTTTGAGTCACAGGAGAAGAGAAGGGAAGTCCTGATCAAGGATTCAAGGGAAGTTATACTGCTTTGCTCAAAGGCGATAGTGAGCACTCATTCCGGCAAAGTCAAAGAGGCGAAGGAATCGCTCGAGAAGGTCCGTGCAAAACTGAAGAAACTGACCAAGACTGCTGAACAGGACCTAGCAAGGTATATCCTAGCTGCAGAGATGGAGTTTGTCGAAGCTTCAGCATTTGTCAGGCTGGTGGAGGGGGGAGGGATCGCCTCACTGAAAGAGTTTGATGTTGGACCTTCATCATACATCCTTGGCATGCTGGATGTCATAGGCGAAGTGAAGAGAAAGGTATTTGATGATGTCAGAGCTGGGAAGAGGGAAGAAGCTGAAAGACTCTTCAGTCTGGCTGAAACCATATACTCTCTCATAAAGCCTCTTGCTGCATTCGATAACCTGGTTCCTGGGATAAGGAAGAAGCTTGACGTTGACAGGATACTGCTTGAGGATATGAGAGCGTTGATAACAGAGGAAGTGAGAAGGGATAAGCTGCTCAAGCAGATGGAGAAGCTGACAAGAAGGGCTGAGAGTTAGCAATTTTAAGGACCGCCTTGCCTTAAACGATGTGGCAACAAAGTTTGGAGATATAGTGCCTTTTGCGAAGAGGCTTCAATTCAAGCTTTCTGAGCTGTTTGAAGACGAGGGGATAGAGGCTGATAAGATTAGATACACCCTAGCAATAGATGCTGCATACCAGCAGGACAGAGCAGTATGCGTCGCGGTCAAGTATGATACTGTTACGAAGAAAGTGACAAAGAAATGGACCCTGCAGTCATCAGTGTTCTTCCCCTATGTACCGAGCTACTTTTACCTGAGAGAAGCCCCTCCTGTGATCAGGTTGCTCGACAGAATTGATGAAGATTATGACCTCATACTGATAGATGCCCATGGGAGGCTTCATCCCAGAAGAGCAGGATCCGCTACAATTATCGGAGTGTTGGCATCAAAACCAACTATCGGAATTGCCAAGTCAAGGTTGATAGGTAGAGTGGAGAAAATGAAGGAAGGAGTATCAGAGGTTACTGTGAAAGGAGAGGTGCTTGGCTACAGGATAGGGAAAGGGGGTAAGGCTTTCTTCGTTAGCCAGGGAAATATGATATCAAAGCAGGAGATGCTGAAATTCATGAAAATGAGAGAATTCGAATACCCTGAAGAGCTGAAGGTTGCTGATTCTGAAACAAAGAAGTTCAGAATGACTCCATAGCTTCTTTCTTCTGCTTTATGTCTGTGCTCTTCATATTCGGTACAGGACTATCAAGCCTCTTCACTTGAACTTTCATTCCGTTCTGGTTCGCCTTGGTTTCTATCTCCCTCTCGTCATGCTTCTGGTCGTAGCCTATGGCGATAACGTCAGGTCTGACTGAGTACATGGCACCCAACGGGTCTTCTTCGCTTCCTAGGACTGCAGCATCCACATACCTTATGCTTCTAACAAGCTCTGCTCTATCTTTCTCTGAATTTAATGCTGGTTTGCCTCTCAACTTCTGCACTATCTTGTCTCTGGCAACTACAACCACCAGCACGTCACCTAGTTCTTTGGCTTTGCTCAGAGTGTAGATATGGCCCCTGTGTATTATGTCGAAGACCCCTCCAGTAAGGACGACTTTTATCCTTTTTCTGCCATCTTCTGTTAAAGTTATGGCATCGTTCATTTTGATCAACCCTTCATCTTTCAGCTGGCTGATTAGCTGTTCAGCTTCTCCTTTTGAGAGATAGAAGGAATCTGCAATATCCTGCAGTTTGCAATTCCTCTGCAACGATGTAGCAAATATGAACCCAAGAACTCTCTTAATGAATGCTTCCCTTTGCTCTGAAATATGAAACAAACCTTCCTCCCTCTGATATCTGTTCAGAGGTCTATAACTTTGCTGGAAGCCTCTTCTTGAATTCCACGTCAGACCTTATGGCAGGGTGGTGAGGGTCAACCATAACCACCTCGTACCAGCTAAAACGACCATCCTTGGCCAAGAAATATGAGCCAAGAGCCCACAGGTTGGGATATCTGGCTTCTGCCCTTTGTATAGCTACCTTCTTCTCCGAGAGGTTTCCTTTTATCTTTACAGTGCCGAGGTGCTTGGGCCTTCTGCCTGAAACTGGTCTTTTCATTCTCATTCCGCCCCTTGCTACCCTAACTCTGAGAACAACTATCCCCTGCTTCGCTTTGTAGCCAAGTGCTCTGGCTCTATCCAGCCTTGTAGGCTTATCAACCCTAACAACCCTTGGGCCTCTTCTCCATCCTATCAGTCTTCTCCTGAGCTCCGCAGAGTATTCTTTTAGCTCCTGCTGATAGGTGCGGGAAATGTAGCTGTACATCGAACCCTCACCCCTCGCCCCATGCAAACGCATTTAAAGTTATTTGCAGATAACCTGCATGGTTCAATTCAGTTTCATGATGTGCTGCAATGCGATATGCTCCAAACAGGAAGCATAGACCTAACAATCCTTATCCTCTTCGCATCGTAAGAAAAAAGAAAAGGAATTGGACCAAGGCTGTTATATACTCTACAGAACTGTTATACATTTCGTTGAAATAATGCCTTGACACACTCTTGCAGAAAAAGGAAAAAGGAATGACATTGATATCAAACTCTGATGTTGTTACTTACCTAGAACGATGCCTCTACAGGAAACGGTTGGCCAGGATAACTATTATCAGTACCAAGGATGACATATCGTCACCAAAGGCATCCGGATCTCCCAACTCGACAAATATCCAGGCGAATTTAACAATCAATCCTACAAGAGCTATTGCAGTGAAAAGGTTAGTTTGACTCTTCAGACTACTGAGCGAGGTTCTGTTCCTGAGAACCAAGTAGACAATCAGTATAATCGCTCCCAGAATCGTAACAGTCAGGTCATCCACTGTGAATAGAGGGTGGTCCATTTCTGAAAAGATTACCGGAGCAAAGGCAAGGCTGAGTCCGCCTACAACACCAAGGGCCCTTCGTCTACCAGCCCACTTTCTGACTGCTGGGATGTCCTCAGCGGGTTGTTGGGTCATGAAGAATCACCATTAGCTCCGCAAGACTTCTGTACAACAGGGTGATGCATGCGCCAATTCAACCTAGTTAATGCAAGTAACATAGACCTTTGTCTGGTGCTTACTTCCATGGAGCTATTTTTTAGCTAACGTTATATAATTTTTGGGTTTCCGTCTTGACAGGAAACCTAAGCCCCGATTGAATCGCTTCTGATTCATAACGCATACAGTGAGATTCATCTATATGGTGTTGCATAGCGAGCAAGGCATTTGGGATATTTTATTTACCGGAAAAAATGTGGTGCTTTGTTATCTGATTCTTATCTGATTTTATCTGCAGCTCAACTCCATGCCCCATTACAGTTGTCGTAAGCAGAAATTGTTGAAATATACTTCGGGAGAGGCAAAGCTACCCTGTTACACTTGCAAGAATGTTCAAACCAGAACGAAAGCGAATTGCATAAGTGGAATGGATGAATGAGATTAAGAATGATCAGTCAAAAGGCGTTCAGCAAGAAATGGTGCCTACCTGAAAAATTCTATCAGCTGATTGGCAACAGACATACCAGCTGCAAGCTGAGCTTCTGCAGTCTGCCCGGCTATGTGGGGTGTGAGCACCAAATTGTCAAGCCTGAACAATTCTTCGTTCTTCGGTGGCTCTGTCTGGAATACATCAAGAGCCGCACCTCTTATTCTCTTCTCCTTCAGCGCCTGTATCAGAGCTGCTTCGTCTATTACTTCGCCCCTAGATGTATTGACCAGTATGCACGAATTCTTCATCCTTCTGAATTGTTCATAGCTTATCATCTTCACGGTTTCAGGGGTAGAAGGGACGTGCAGAGAGATGAAGTCTGACCTTTCCAGGAGGGCATTAAGTGATACCAGCTCTGCTCCAAACTGTTTCAGAACTTCCTCCTTCGGCACTATTATGTCGTATGTAAGTATCTTCATCCTGAACGGCTGGGCAAGTTCCGCAAGCCTCCTCCCTATCCTGCCAAACCCAACTATACCCAGAACTTTGCCAGTCAGCTCCTCCCCCATGAGGCTGGATTTCGGCCATTCCCCTCTCAGCATTCTGTGATGAGCCAGAGGTATGCTTCTGGCAACTGAGAGCATCAAGGCAATAGAATGTTCAGCTACCGCATTTGTCAGAGAATCAGGAGCGTTAACCACCTTTATCCCTCTTGCCTGCGCCTCCTGCAGGTCTATGTTATCTAGGCCAACCCCTGCTCTTGCTATTATTCTGAGCTTCGAGCCTCTTGCAATAACATCCTTCGTAACCTTGCTCCTGCTCCTTACTATCAGCCCCTCCGCATCCTGAACCAGAGAGGCCAGCTCTTCATGAGTTGCATCAGGTTTGTAAGTAACATCAAAAGAGTTCCTGCGAAGCAACTCTATCGCTTCTTCTACTATCTCGTCGCTGACCAGAATCTTATGAGAATTCAATTCAAACCGTTTCTGCTGAGATGAGATGTGTTTAAAATTATTTCTACATTTCAAACGATTTTGCTGCAATGACTGGAGAAGGCCAGTATGGTTGAGTAAGAGGAGAGAAGCTTGTTTCCAGGTCTGCCAGATAGCTTAGCGGTAGAGAGTGAGATATCATCATGGACAGCAGATTCCCCCAAGCAGCTGCCGAAGGACCGACAAGCTGAGCACCTATCAGTATTCCGCCTTCCTTTACAACAAGCCTAGAATACAGCTGCTTGCCCCCTGGGTAATAGCTGGCAAACTGGTATTCTGTGGATTCGTATGATTTAGCTCTGATTCCCCTCTGCTCAGCCTCCTCCTCTGTTATCCCTACAGAGCAGACGTCTACACCATCCAGCCTGAAAGATATGTTCGAAACTACCTCTGACAGAGTAATGGAGCCTCCTGCAGCGTTTGTCCCTGCAACTATACCTGACCTGAGAGCGAGCGAAGCCTGCTGCAGAGGAATCTCCTCCTGAAGAATAGAAGAATAGATTTCGCTGCAGTCACCGGCAGCAAAAATATCTTCATCAGATGTGCTGGCTCTTTTATCTATGACTATCCTGCCAGACTTGCTCAGCTTCAGACCGCATTCCCTAGCCAGTTGTGTGCTGGGTTGCAGGTAACCTGTAAGTAGAACGATGTCTGCAGTCAATACTTGCCCATCTAAAACGATTCCCTGCACCCTATCGAAACCGACGAAATTCTTGACCTGCTTACCAGCTATCACGTCTATATCCTGCTCTTCTAAGATTGATGTTACAAGCAGACTGACATTCGAATCTAGTATGCCTTCAAGAAGCCTATTCTCACTTACAAGAATGGTCTTGACCTTCATCCCTGCCAGCTGCTCTGAGACAATAATAGCGACTGGCCCAGAGCCTACAACTATGGCTGATTTGGAGTTCTTTGCTGCCTTCTTGACCTCTTCTGCATCCTCAAGGGTAAAAAGTGTGTAAAGACCTCTCTTGTTTGAGCCAGGGATGTTAGGAATCTGCTTCGAAGAGCCCGTGGCAATGATCAGTTTATCGTACTCTTCTCCTTCAACTCCTTCCCTATTATCCAGGATGACCCTTTTCTTCTGCCTGTCGATTAGAGCGACTTTCCTTCCAGATATGTACCTGATAGATGATGATTCAAAGAAGCTTCTGTCTTTCAGCCTGAGGTCCTGAGGCGAGACCCTGCCTGATATAACATATGGCAAGCCACACCTTGAGTATGGTGCGTTTGATGATTCGTCTATCACTGTTATCTGCAGTTCTCTATCATTAGCTCTGGCTGCCTCAGCTGCAGCCACACCTGCCAAACCGCAGCCTATAACGACAACTTTCTTAACCTTCATACCATGAGCAGAGACGGAGAAGCTAATTAAATGCTGGTAGGGCTGATAGGCAAGCCGAACACTGGCAAGTCAAGTTTCTTCAGTGCTGCGACTTTGATCGATGTTCCCATTGCCAACTATCCATTCACTACGATTCAGCCGAACGTGGGAATAGCGTATGTGCTGAAGAAGTGTGTGCATGAAGAGCTCGGTATTAACGACAATCCGAAGAATTCTCTATGCATAAGCGGAGTAAGACATATTCCTGTGAAGCTGGTTGACGTAGCTGGCCTGATACCCGATGCATCAAAGGGATTAGGACTAGGAAACAAGTTTCTCGATGAACTGAGAAGGGCCGATGCCTTAATACATGTTGTGGATGCCTCTGGTTCAACAGATAAAGAAGGAAAGGCTGTCGAGCCTGGCTCTCATGACCCTGCGGAGGATGTAGTGTTTGTGGAAAGGGAATATGATTACTGGATGGCTGGTATAATCAGAAAGGACTGGGAGAAGATTTCCCACCACACTGATCAAAGCAGAGCCTTCGAGGAGTTGCTAGAAAAGCTTGCAGGGTTGGGTGTTGGAAGAGCTGACCTAGCAGAGGCGATGAGAAAGGTAAACCCATCTGGAAAGCGTCTCCAACTCTGGACGGATGAAGATATAATGATGCTAGCTGTTGAGCTGAGAAAACTGACAAAGCCTATACTCATAGCTGCGAACAAGTGCGATCTGCCAGAGGCTGAGAAATACATCAGTAAGCTGCAGGGGACAGGAAGGCTCGTCATACCAACTTCTGCCGCAGCAGAGCTTCTTTTGAAGAAGGCATCTCAAAAGGGTCTTATCGAATATATGCCAGGCTCATCCTCGTTCAAAATAAGGGATGAATCCAAACTAACACCTGAGCAACTGAAGGCGCTCAGGTCTGTTGAAGATAAGGTACTGAAGAAATGGGGCTCTACAGGAGTTCAGAAAGCTCTCAATGAAGCATACTTCAGCCTTCTGGGAGGGGTTGTTGTCTATCCTGTTGAAGATGAAAACAAATTCTCTGACAGGTCAGGAAATGTCTTGCCAGACGCTTACATCATGCCAAGAGGCTCCACAGCAAAGGACCTGGCATACAGAATACATACCGAACTTGGTGAAGGGTTTCTCTACGCTATAGATGCAAAGAGGAAACAGAGGCTCTCCGCTGAATACATACTAAAAGATGGGGATGTGATCAGAATAGTTTCAACAGCTAAGAGGGGGTAGGTGCTGCCTTCGCCAGCTCTTGCTCAGCTGGTGCATGAATCAGCTTTGTCTTCCTTATGTTCAGCTGCCTGAGAGCAGTAACCTTCTTCGCTTCCGCGAAGATATCAGCCCCAAGCTTTCCAAGCACAACTTCCTGCACAAACTGGTCGTATGTCAAGGTTGATGCCTTCTCTTTCAGCACTGAATCTGCAGCCTTTCTTATCGAGCTCTTCTTGCTGCTGTTAACTCTTCCTTGAGTGAAGGCAGACACATAAACCCTCACCTTGTACGAGTCTCTTGTAGTGTAATCACCAATGAAATTGACCATTGAACTTCCCCTCCTTACCAAGCTCTTCATGAACTCTCTTGAATATTCGTGCCCCTTGAACGTTGTGTAGGCCCTGCTATCATCTATCTTGTCTATTTTGAAGTAAAGCTTGATGTTATAATGCTGGGGGTCCTGTTTTAGAAGGTCGAAGAGAGTTGCTTCCACAGTCCTGCCTACAGCATTTTCCACGCTGGTAACTGGTATCTCTGCAACCTCGAGAGAGCCGAATGATTTGGGAGCTAGGACTGAAATCCATTTCTTCTCTCTCCATTTATCCTTGACCTTGGGGGCTCTTTTCGGCATATTCCGTTCACTGACCTCGAATCAGGCATGAATATAAACAGTTCTCACGTATATGCATATGCATATGACCTCTGTTTATTGCTTTACAGCAGGAATGAACTCCTGACCATTCAGATATTTCCTGAGAACTCTGGGAACCTCGAATCCTTCTCCGCTTTGATAGTTCTCCATGATAGCTATCATCGCCCTCTCCGTTGCTACAAGTGTTGAGTTGAGGGTATGAGCATACTGTGGCTCTTCTCCCATTTTATCCCTGAACTTTATTCCCAGCCTTCTGGCCTGCCAGTCTGTGCAGTTTGAAGCTGAGACCATCTCTCTGTACTTGCCTTGCCCGGGAAGCCATGCTTCAAGGTCATACTTCTTGGCTGCAGGAGCCCCTAGCTCTCCAGAGCAGATGTTCACAATTCTGTAAGGTATTCCCAGAGACTGAAAGAAGTCTTCCGCGTTCTTTATCAGCCTTTCATGCTCCTTCTCCGAATCTTCAGGCTTGCAGAATACGAACTGCTCCACCTTTTCAAACTGATGAACCCTGAATATTCCCTTTGTATCCCTGCCATGAGCACCTGCTTCTTTCCTGAAGCATGGAGAAATGCCAGCATATCTGAACGGCAGCTTCTTTCCATCTAATATCTCCTTCATATGAAAGGCGAGTATTGCATGCTCAGATGTAGTCAGAAGGTAGAGGTCTTCGCCCTCTACTTTGTATATTGAATCCTCAAACGCAGCAAGGTCTACAGCTCCCTTCATTACATCTCCCTTCAGCATGTATGGTGGTTGAAGAAGCTTCATGCCCCTTTCTGTGCAGAAGTCAAGGCCGTACTGGATCAGAGCATGGTTTAGCCTAACCAGGTCGTTGATGAGATAGTAGAATCTTGCTCCAGATGTTTGAGCTGCCTTCTCGACATCGATCAGCTCAAGCTGAAGACCGAGCTCTATGTGGTCTCTCGGCTTGGTAAGCTGCCTTATCTCTCCCCAGCTTCTTATCACTACATTCTCCTCTTCGCTACCGCCCTCAGGAACAGAATCGAGCACAACGTTTGGCATCCTGAATTCAAGGACAGAAAGCTCTTCCTCGACAGAATTCAGCTTGGCCTCGAGAGATGATATCCTTTCACCTACTTCTTTCATCTCGAGTATCTGACTGCTTGCATCCTTCCCTTCCCTCTTCATCGAAGCTACTTGATCTGTCACTACATTTCTTCTGTGTCTCAGCTCCTGCAGCTCCTTTATTATTGCCCTTCTTTGAACGTCAAGTTCGAGAAGCCTGTCGAGAGGATAATCAACCCTTCTCTTCTTCAGAAACGATTCGACAAGGGTTCTGTTCTCTCTTATGAATTTGAAGTCTAGCAAACTAACCACCCATGGCATCTATGCTTTGCAGAGCTAGCTGGCATGACTTCAGCACATCATCTGCCGTGGAAATAAGTGTATCTGGCTTTGAAGATGAATGCAGCATGACAGAGATTACCCTATCACTGATTCTCATATCAAGGCTCAACGAGTCTGGTAAGGCAACGTTGTCAGGTAGAAGCGACTTGTAAACAGCTTCAGCCTGTTTTCTTGCATTGAACTTCAGGTCTATATTCACAGAAATTTCCATTTTAGCTTTTAACCTCTTTCCTCAGCCTTTCGACAAACTCCGATGCCTTGACAGAAGAAACCCTGGCTCCTGCCATTGTCCTGTGGCCTCCTCCTTCTCCATCACACTGCAGAGATACCTTTCTCACCACCTGCCCTACATCAACGTCAAGAGAACAGGCAGAGCCCTTTCTGACGGAGAATTTGACCATGCCATCTCTTGTAGTAACCCTCAGAACTATCACCTTTTCCCTCACCCTCGGTACTACGGTCAATGCGTTTGCAAGTGCTCCCGCCATCTGCTCATCAACAAGCCCCTCAGCACCAACCACAGCTACACTATCAGAGAAGGTGAGCCTCTCCTCGTCTGAAAGGATAACCTTAATGCTTCTGAGTATCTGGTTCTTGTAATCGATCAGTAGCTTTTCTGCTTCTGTCAGGGCCTTTCCTCTGTCACCCAGGCAGACGCTTAACCCTGAGCCAGGCCTACCCATTCTGCCCGAAGCATCGAGCAGGAGTGCGAAATCCCTGGCATCTTTAAGAAAGGAATGTTCATCCTCTCTCTTTAGC encodes:
- a CDS encoding FAD-dependent oxidoreductase — protein: MKVKKVVVIGCGLAGVAAAEAARANDRELQITVIDESSNAPYSRCGLPYVISGRVSPQDLRLKDRSFFESSSIRYISGRKVALIDRQKKRVILDNREGVEGEEYDKLIIATGSSKQIPNIPGSNKRGLYTLFTLEDAEEVKKAAKNSKSAIVVGSGPVAIIVSEQLAGMKVKTILVSENRLLEGILDSNVSLLVTSILEEQDIDVIAGKQVKNFVGFDRVQGIVLDGQVLTADIVLLTGYLQPSTQLARECGLKLSKSGRIVIDKRASTSDEDIFAAGDCSEIYSSILQEEIPLQQASLALRSGIVAGTNAAGGSITLSEVVSNISFRLDGVDVCSVGITEEEAEQRGIRAKSYESTEYQFASYYPGGKQLYSRLVVKEGGILIGAQLVGPSAAAWGNLLSMMISHSLPLSYLADLETSFSPLTQPYWPSPVIAAKSFEM
- a CDS encoding redox-regulated ATPase YchF, with amino-acid sequence MLVGLIGKPNTGKSSFFSAATLIDVPIANYPFTTIQPNVGIAYVLKKCVHEELGINDNPKNSLCISGVRHIPVKLVDVAGLIPDASKGLGLGNKFLDELRRADALIHVVDASGSTDKEGKAVEPGSHDPAEDVVFVEREYDYWMAGIIRKDWEKISHHTDQSRAFEELLEKLAGLGVGRADLAEAMRKVNPSGKRLQLWTDEDIMMLAVELRKLTKPILIAANKCDLPEAEKYISKLQGTGRLVIPTSAAAELLLKKASQKGLIEYMPGSSSFKIRDESKLTPEQLKALRSVEDKVLKKWGSTGVQKALNEAYFSLLGGVVVYPVEDENKFSDRSGNVLPDAYIMPRGSTAKDLAYRIHTELGEGFLYAIDAKRKQRLSAEYILKDGDVIRIVSTAKRG
- a CDS encoding 30S ribosomal protein S3ae, yielding MPKRAPKVKDKWREKKWISVLAPKSFGSLEVAEIPVTSVENAVGRTVEATLFDLLKQDPQHYNIKLYFKIDKIDDSRAYTTFKGHEYSREFMKSLVRRGSSMVNFIGDYTTRDSYKVRVYVSAFTQGRVNSSKKSSIRKAADSVLKEKASTLTYDQFVQEVVLGKLGADIFAEAKKVTALRQLNIRKTKLIHAPAEQELAKAAPTPS
- the serS gene encoding serine--tRNA ligase, producing MLDFKFIRENRTLVESFLKKRRVDYPLDRLLELDVQRRAIIKELQELRHRRNVVTDQVASMKREGKDASSQILEMKEVGERISSLEAKLNSVEEELSVLEFRMPNVVLDSVPEGGSEEENVVIRSWGEIRQLTKPRDHIELGLQLELIDVEKAAQTSGARFYYLINDLVRLNHALIQYGLDFCTERGMKLLQPPYMLKGDVMKGAVDLAAFEDSIYKVEGEDLYLLTTSEHAILAFHMKEILDGKKLPFRYAGISPCFRKEAGAHGRDTKGIFRVHQFEKVEQFVFCKPEDSEKEHERLIKNAEDFFQSLGIPYRIVNICSGELGAPAAKKYDLEAWLPGQGKYREMVSASNCTDWQARRLGIKFRDKMGEEPQYAHTLNSTLVATERAMIAIMENYQSGEGFEVPRVLRKYLNGQEFIPAVKQ
- a CDS encoding KEOPS complex subunit Pcc1; this translates as MEISVNIDLKFNARKQAEAVYKSLLPDNVALPDSLSLDMRISDRVISVMLHSSSKPDTLISTADDVLKSCQLALQSIDAMGG